Proteins found in one Alicyclobacillus cycloheptanicus genomic segment:
- a CDS encoding phage tail protein: MSYQVDFQNVSTTGLESSPVAAALAGLRANEARYFMNKYKHAFTVVPASESQETLDYVNRILKEERNLELAAKPLETSRFQVDNIQYAYVFYEDGLVVNVMYTIDDPKKRAVGFKLSEGMEVPKELADKFKFARQKSKLAGTIRGSFFVIKGTY; the protein is encoded by the coding sequence ATGTCCTATCAAGTCGATTTTCAAAACGTGTCGACGACGGGTTTGGAATCTTCACCCGTCGCCGCAGCGCTGGCTGGCCTGCGGGCCAACGAAGCTCGTTACTTTATGAACAAATACAAGCATGCATTTACCGTCGTCCCGGCCAGCGAAAGCCAGGAAACACTCGATTACGTCAATCGAATCCTGAAAGAAGAACGGAATCTGGAACTGGCCGCCAAGCCCTTGGAAACGTCCCGCTTTCAAGTGGACAACATCCAGTATGCCTACGTGTTTTACGAAGACGGGCTGGTCGTCAACGTCATGTATACCATCGACGACCCGAAAAAGCGGGCGGTTGGTTTTAAGCTGTCTGAGGGAATGGAGGTCCCCAAGGAATTAGCGGACAAATTCAAGTTCGCCCGTCAGAAATCGAAACTCGCTGGAACCATTCGCGGTTCATTCTTTGTCATCAAAGGAACCTATTAA
- a CDS encoding substrate-binding domain-containing protein, whose protein sequence is MTVTIYDVAREAKVSMATVSRVLNGTAVVKEDTKQRVLDAIAKLGYRPNAVARGLASKRTRTIGVIVPDVSAAFVAEVVRGIEDIATMYDYHIILTNSDAQVQREVDLVGTMWEKQVDGLIYMTNRLEKAHIDAFEQAQIPVVLCSTEDPERRIPSVNVDNRRAGRDAAMYLREKGCHAIAYVTPTPGMSVLADRRGSGMESSLEGRLMRVDAKNGRYETALPLIKAFLQEHAVDGIVAATDELGIAAIHAVQDVGKRVPEDVKVMAFDNTRLAVMVRPEMTVVAQPMYDFGAVSMRLLTKLLLDEPVESYTVTLQHNVVEREST, encoded by the coding sequence GTGACAGTCACGATTTATGATGTGGCGCGCGAAGCCAAGGTCTCCATGGCCACAGTATCGCGCGTACTCAACGGCACAGCAGTGGTCAAGGAAGATACCAAACAGCGCGTCTTGGACGCGATCGCAAAGCTGGGATACCGGCCGAACGCGGTCGCGCGAGGCTTGGCAAGTAAACGCACGCGAACCATCGGCGTCATCGTGCCAGATGTCTCGGCAGCTTTTGTCGCGGAAGTGGTTCGCGGCATTGAAGATATTGCAACCATGTATGATTACCACATCATTTTGACGAATTCAGACGCTCAGGTGCAGCGCGAAGTCGACCTGGTCGGAACGATGTGGGAGAAGCAGGTCGACGGCCTGATTTACATGACCAATCGCTTGGAGAAGGCGCATATCGACGCGTTTGAGCAGGCGCAGATTCCAGTCGTCCTCTGTTCCACGGAAGACCCGGAGCGCCGCATTCCATCCGTCAACGTCGACAACCGCAGAGCCGGCCGCGACGCTGCCATGTATCTGAGGGAGAAGGGCTGTCACGCCATCGCATACGTGACACCCACGCCGGGCATGTCTGTTTTGGCGGACCGCCGGGGCAGCGGCATGGAAAGCAGCCTGGAGGGCCGTTTGATGCGGGTCGACGCCAAGAACGGCCGCTACGAAACAGCGCTGCCGCTCATCAAAGCGTTTTTGCAGGAGCACGCGGTCGACGGCATCGTCGCGGCGACCGACGAATTGGGGATTGCCGCCATTCACGCGGTACAGGATGTCGGCAAGCGCGTGCCGGAAGACGTCAAAGTGATGGCGTTCGACAACACGCGCCTGGCGGTCATGGTGCGTCCGGAAATGACGGTCGTGGCGCAGCCGATGTACGACTTTGGCGCTGTGTCCATGCGCCTTTTGACCAAACTCTTGCTGGACGAGCCCGTCGAGAGTTACACCGTCACGCTGCAGCATAACGTAGTAGAACGCGAGTCAACCTGA
- the pepV gene encoding dipeptidase PepV → MFKEFIETAKQDMVQSLQELLQIPSVEEAPLPDQPFGAGPARALAYMLNLAQQEGFAVKNVDGYAGHVEYGEGDEYVAVVSHLDVVPAGSNWTYPPFGAEIHDGLIYARGAIDDKGPAMSTLWALIALKRLGMKPRRKIRLIFGLDEESGWECMAHYFAKEPAPLGGFTPDADFPLIYAEKGTLTLRIAIHADTDSMNPRVVAFEGGQRTNMVPDHAYAVVECHSETAAAEWEQKVYKYARQHQLDVEVNVSGSRIQIVTHGVSAHGSEPDRGVNAIVKLACVLSGQSVSNASMWRSIAVQDTKGGALGLECSDDITGALTSNLGRAYLDGDQYVFLFNIRYPLNVTKEELLARCQEYVSDKWRVTGEGGLAPLHVPLDSPVVKTLLKVYAEHTGAPADPITIGGATYARAIPNAVAFGALFPGQPDLAHQKDECWALEDYFRCIEIYAHAMFELANTL, encoded by the coding sequence GTGTTCAAAGAATTTATCGAGACCGCCAAGCAGGACATGGTTCAGTCGCTGCAGGAACTGCTGCAGATCCCGAGTGTAGAAGAGGCTCCGCTGCCGGACCAGCCGTTTGGTGCAGGACCGGCGCGAGCCCTGGCATATATGTTGAACCTGGCGCAGCAGGAAGGCTTTGCTGTGAAGAACGTGGACGGCTACGCGGGCCATGTGGAGTACGGCGAGGGAGACGAGTATGTGGCCGTCGTGTCGCACCTCGATGTGGTGCCGGCCGGATCGAACTGGACGTACCCGCCGTTTGGCGCAGAGATTCACGACGGCCTGATTTACGCCCGCGGTGCGATTGACGACAAGGGACCTGCAATGAGCACCCTGTGGGCGCTCATCGCGCTCAAGCGGCTGGGGATGAAGCCCCGCCGCAAGATTCGATTGATTTTTGGATTGGATGAAGAAAGCGGCTGGGAGTGCATGGCGCACTACTTTGCCAAAGAGCCGGCTCCCCTTGGGGGTTTTACCCCAGATGCCGATTTTCCGCTCATTTACGCGGAAAAGGGGACCTTGACGCTGCGGATTGCCATCCACGCAGACACGGACTCCATGAACCCCAGGGTCGTGGCGTTCGAAGGCGGGCAGCGGACCAACATGGTGCCTGACCACGCCTACGCAGTCGTTGAGTGCCACTCGGAAACAGCGGCCGCAGAGTGGGAGCAAAAGGTGTACAAATACGCGCGGCAGCACCAGCTTGACGTCGAAGTCAACGTCAGTGGGTCGCGCATTCAAATTGTCACACATGGGGTCTCCGCGCACGGGAGCGAGCCTGACCGGGGCGTGAACGCCATTGTCAAACTCGCTTGCGTGCTGTCTGGCCAATCCGTCTCCAACGCGTCGATGTGGCGCAGCATCGCCGTGCAGGACACGAAGGGCGGCGCCCTCGGCCTCGAATGTTCGGATGACATCACCGGCGCGCTGACCTCCAACTTGGGCAGGGCGTATCTCGACGGCGACCAGTATGTGTTTTTGTTCAACATTCGTTACCCCTTAAACGTGACAAAAGAGGAATTACTGGCCCGCTGTCAAGAATACGTATCAGATAAGTGGCGCGTCACGGGGGAAGGGGGACTCGCGCCATTGCACGTCCCGTTGGACAGCCCGGTGGTCAAGACCCTCTTGAAGGTGTATGCTGAGCACACAGGCGCACCCGCGGATCCCATCACCATCGGCGGCGCGACCTACGCGCGGGCCATCCCAAACGCGGTCGCGTTCGGCGCACTGTTTCCAGGGCAGCCGGACCTCGCGCACCAGAAGGACGAGTGTTGGGCATTGGAAGATTATTTCCGCTGCATCGAGATATACGCGCACGCCATGTTTGAATTGGCGAATACTTTATAA
- a CDS encoding SRPBCC family protein encodes MSLTLSLDFQFTTSVDKLWSALTDASKLAKWIADNDFQPVVGHRFQFRMPPRNGWNGIIEGEVLLVEEPHRLSYTLESGEKHTVTLTLQDLGDGKVNLHLEQTGIGNEQGLQGARWGWTNWCGQLAKLLEP; translated from the coding sequence GTGAGTTTGACGTTATCCTTAGACTTTCAGTTCACGACATCGGTGGACAAGCTTTGGTCCGCTTTGACCGACGCAAGCAAACTGGCCAAGTGGATCGCTGACAATGATTTTCAGCCTGTCGTCGGGCACCGCTTTCAATTTCGCATGCCGCCGAGGAATGGGTGGAATGGCATCATTGAAGGAGAAGTTCTGCTCGTGGAGGAGCCGCACCGGCTGTCGTATACCTTGGAAAGCGGGGAAAAGCATACGGTAACGTTGACCCTGCAGGATTTGGGTGACGGCAAGGTGAATCTCCATCTCGAACAGACGGGCATCGGCAATGAGCAAGGCCTGCAAGGCGCAAGGTGGGGCTGGACGAATTGGTGCGGGCAACTTGCGAAGCTGTTGGAACCATGA
- a CDS encoding DUF441 domain-containing protein: MQTPDLFLIIFIVLGAVCRVNLVSVAASILLVVRMLHFNRYLPLLERRSLELGLLFLMISILVPLAMGKLSARDMAHTVFSVAGLLTIAGGVVATMMNAKGLALLQAYPSLLLCVVLGTVLGIVLFRGMPVGPLMAAALAAAALSVYGWFKG; encoded by the coding sequence TTGCAGACCCCAGACCTCTTCCTCATCATCTTCATTGTGCTTGGCGCCGTGTGCCGCGTGAACCTGGTGTCTGTGGCCGCCAGCATTCTGCTGGTCGTGCGGATGCTGCACTTCAACCGTTACTTGCCCCTGCTGGAGCGAAGGAGCCTGGAGCTCGGGCTGTTGTTTTTGATGATCTCGATTTTGGTCCCCTTAGCCATGGGGAAACTCTCTGCCCGGGACATGGCGCACACCGTGTTCAGTGTGGCGGGCCTGCTGACCATCGCGGGCGGCGTCGTGGCCACCATGATGAATGCAAAAGGGCTTGCATTGCTGCAAGCCTATCCATCGTTGCTGCTCTGCGTCGTCCTCGGGACCGTGCTCGGCATCGTACTGTTTCGCGGCATGCCCGTGGGGCCGTTGATGGCGGCGGCCCTAGCAGCAGCGGCCCTCTCCGTGTACGGCTGGTTCAAAGGGTAA
- a CDS encoding MFS transporter, whose amino-acid sequence MPGGRKPNQWVMVILALIPMLMVLGNAVLIPGLPQMQSRMHVSAMQVSLLITLFSVPAGVVIPIAGFLSDQVQRRFVIVPALLLFGAGGVLAGCAAWFLPNPYVWVLAGRVLQGMGASGTAPIAMAVVGDLFSGDARSRALGINEAGNALGKVISPIVGSAVAAIAWFAVFFIFPVLCLPVAAAIWWLIPEPAKDRQGQPLGQYIRSLKEVLHRDGRWLWVAYLCGAAGLFTLFGILFDLSELLETQYHMMGMRKGLVLAIPLLVLCSTALVAGIVIKKRKPLMKWMVIGGFAVLAAALCAAPLTGRSGWWLVAFSAVGALGIGCVLPSLNMFITSAVDKSRRGVVTSLYGSVRFLGVAAGPPAFTWMRNLSPAFMFFAVAALAVVCAVLVLSLFHVPADEPAKEPRPERPKGRIRARA is encoded by the coding sequence ATGCCCGGAGGACGGAAACCCAATCAATGGGTGATGGTGATTTTGGCGCTGATTCCAATGCTCATGGTGCTTGGGAACGCGGTACTGATTCCCGGCCTGCCACAGATGCAGAGCCGCATGCACGTATCCGCCATGCAGGTGAGTCTGCTCATCACCTTGTTTTCCGTGCCGGCCGGGGTAGTGATTCCCATTGCAGGCTTTTTGTCCGACCAAGTGCAGAGGCGATTCGTCATCGTCCCCGCCCTGCTGCTCTTTGGCGCCGGCGGGGTGCTGGCAGGATGCGCTGCCTGGTTCCTGCCAAACCCGTACGTCTGGGTGCTGGCCGGCCGAGTGCTGCAAGGTATGGGTGCGTCTGGAACGGCCCCCATCGCGATGGCGGTGGTTGGTGATTTGTTCAGCGGCGACGCACGCAGCAGGGCCCTTGGCATCAATGAGGCGGGCAACGCACTTGGCAAAGTGATCAGCCCCATTGTCGGATCCGCCGTGGCTGCCATTGCGTGGTTCGCGGTTTTTTTCATTTTTCCAGTGCTCTGCTTGCCGGTCGCAGCGGCGATTTGGTGGCTCATTCCAGAGCCTGCGAAGGACCGGCAAGGTCAGCCGCTCGGGCAGTACATTCGGTCCCTCAAGGAAGTCCTGCACCGCGACGGCCGCTGGCTGTGGGTCGCCTATTTGTGCGGTGCCGCAGGGTTGTTTACCCTGTTCGGCATCCTGTTTGACCTCTCCGAACTTCTGGAAACACAGTACCACATGATGGGCATGCGAAAGGGCCTGGTCCTCGCCATCCCCTTGCTGGTGCTGTGTTCGACCGCACTCGTGGCTGGTATCGTCATCAAAAAAAGAAAGCCGCTGATGAAGTGGATGGTCATCGGCGGCTTCGCGGTACTGGCAGCTGCACTCTGCGCGGCACCCTTGACCGGCCGCAGCGGCTGGTGGCTGGTGGCATTCAGCGCTGTCGGCGCCTTGGGCATTGGCTGTGTCCTGCCCAGCCTGAATATGTTTATCACCTCTGCCGTGGACAAGTCCCGCAGAGGGGTGGTCACCAGCCTTTACGGCAGCGTGCGGTTTCTCGGTGTCGCTGCAGGTCCGCCAGCCTTTACCTGGATGCGCAACCTTTCGCCGGCGTTCATGTTTTTTGCGGTCGCCGCGCTGGCCGTAGTCTGCGCCGTGCTGGTACTGTCTTTGTTTCACGTCCCCGCCGACGAACCGGCGAAGGAACCTCGGCCGGAACGACCCAAGGGGCGCATCCGCGCGCGCGCCTGA
- a CDS encoding ArsR/SmtB family transcription factor, with protein MNSPHPERDVYAAVADPTRRELLRLLADEKEWPLHDLTVHFSIGRTAVSKHLTILKQAGLVTHRKVGRETRYRLNPAPLKEIEDWLSFYRKFWQENMVRLHQLLEEEEG; from the coding sequence GTGAACAGCCCCCATCCGGAGCGGGACGTCTATGCGGCCGTTGCCGACCCGACGCGGCGGGAGCTGCTTCGTCTGCTGGCGGATGAAAAGGAATGGCCGCTGCACGATTTGACCGTACACTTCAGCATCGGACGGACGGCGGTTTCCAAACACCTGACCATTCTCAAACAAGCAGGGCTTGTCACCCACCGGAAGGTTGGCCGTGAGACGCGTTATCGGCTCAACCCCGCTCCACTCAAGGAAATTGAAGACTGGCTGAGTTTCTACCGCAAGTTTTGGCAAGAGAACATGGTGCGCCTGCACCAGCTTCTGGAGGAGGAAGAAGGGTGA
- a CDS encoding metallophosphoesterase, whose amino-acid sequence MALFALADLHLGQAVDKPMDVFGAAWQDHTEQIRRSWCAEVSQEDTVLVPGDISWAMHLPEAIPDLDWIAALPGKKILLRGNHDYWWSSIKKVRQALAPGVQALQNDAFIADGYAICGSRGWLLPTHPKFTEADQAIYLREAERLQLSLKAAAALALPMVAMMHYPPTDQDGSSTLFTDLLEQYGVERCVYGHLHGPAHRFAFEGTRRGVSYHLVSADYLRFAPLRL is encoded by the coding sequence ATGGCACTCTTCGCACTGGCAGACCTTCACCTCGGTCAAGCCGTGGATAAACCCATGGATGTGTTCGGGGCTGCATGGCAGGACCACACCGAACAAATTCGCCGGTCCTGGTGCGCCGAGGTTTCACAAGAAGATACCGTACTGGTGCCCGGGGACATTTCGTGGGCGATGCATTTGCCGGAGGCCATCCCGGATTTGGACTGGATCGCGGCGTTACCCGGCAAAAAGATTTTATTGCGCGGCAATCACGACTACTGGTGGAGCAGTATTAAAAAGGTGCGCCAAGCCCTGGCGCCCGGCGTTCAGGCCCTCCAGAACGACGCCTTCATCGCGGATGGGTACGCCATCTGCGGGAGCCGGGGCTGGCTGCTGCCGACGCACCCCAAGTTCACGGAAGCCGACCAGGCGATTTACTTGCGTGAAGCCGAGCGTCTGCAGTTATCTTTGAAGGCGGCGGCTGCCTTGGCGCTGCCGATGGTCGCGATGATGCACTATCCTCCCACCGACCAGGACGGCAGCTCCACCCTCTTCACGGACCTGTTGGAACAATACGGTGTCGAGCGGTGCGTGTACGGACACCTGCATGGGCCGGCTCATCGCTTCGCCTTCGAAGGTACGCGGCGAGGGGTATCGTACCACCTGGTCAGCGCGGACTACCTTCGTTTCGCCCCGCTTCGTCTCTAG
- a CDS encoding Glu/Leu/Phe/Val family dehydrogenase, whose product MNTESGMSTEPEHSAATDSHANLLIDTQDLIAQALERLGYDNAMYEVLKEPLRTLTVRFPVRMDDGSVRVFTGYRVQHNDAVGPTKGGIRLHPDVTENDVKALALAMTIKCGIADVPYGGGKGAIVCDPREMSFPEIERVSRGFVRAVSQIVGPSKDIPAPDIFSNAQTMSWMLDEYAHLREFDSPGFITGKPAVLGGTRGREAATANGIAMCIDRVLTTKHIPIEGCKVVIQGFGNAGSYLAKFLADAGALIVGISDAYAALYDEAGLDIEDLLERRDSFGTVTKLFRNTISNRELLERPCDLLILSATENQVIETNASRVQASIVVEAVNGAVTQAATQLLHDQGTLVVPDMVANSGEVIVAYFEWVQNKQGFYWTNEEVNARLKSVVERSVAAILKASAQYRVNPRLAAYIVGIRRVADAVRLRGWV is encoded by the coding sequence GTGAATACCGAATCCGGAATGTCTACAGAACCAGAGCACAGTGCAGCGACAGATTCCCACGCGAATCTGCTGATCGATACACAGGACCTGATTGCGCAGGCACTGGAACGGCTGGGATACGACAACGCCATGTACGAGGTTTTAAAGGAACCCCTTCGCACCTTGACGGTCCGCTTTCCAGTCCGGATGGACGACGGTTCGGTCCGGGTCTTTACTGGCTATCGGGTCCAGCACAACGACGCGGTCGGACCCACCAAGGGCGGCATTCGTCTGCACCCGGACGTGACAGAGAATGACGTCAAAGCCCTGGCGTTGGCGATGACCATCAAGTGCGGCATCGCGGACGTCCCGTACGGCGGCGGGAAGGGTGCGATTGTCTGTGACCCGCGGGAAATGTCGTTTCCGGAAATCGAACGCGTGAGCCGCGGCTTTGTTCGCGCGGTCAGCCAAATTGTCGGCCCATCCAAAGACATCCCAGCGCCGGACATCTTCAGCAACGCTCAGACGATGTCGTGGATGCTGGATGAATACGCCCATTTGCGCGAATTTGATTCGCCAGGGTTTATCACGGGGAAACCCGCTGTTCTGGGGGGAACCAGAGGGCGTGAAGCAGCGACCGCCAACGGGATCGCGATGTGCATCGACCGCGTGTTGACCACCAAACACATCCCCATCGAGGGGTGCAAGGTTGTGATTCAGGGATTCGGCAACGCAGGCAGCTATTTGGCCAAATTTCTGGCGGATGCCGGGGCGCTGATTGTCGGCATTTCGGATGCCTACGCAGCCCTGTACGACGAAGCCGGACTGGATATCGAAGACTTGTTGGAACGCAGGGATTCATTCGGCACCGTGACGAAGCTGTTTCGCAACACGATTTCCAACCGGGAACTGCTGGAGCGTCCGTGCGATTTGCTGATTTTGTCGGCAACGGAAAACCAGGTGATCGAAACAAACGCAAGCCGCGTTCAGGCCTCGATTGTTGTAGAAGCCGTCAATGGCGCAGTGACGCAGGCTGCGACACAGCTGCTTCATGATCAAGGCACACTGGTCGTTCCAGACATGGTCGCAAACTCCGGTGAAGTCATTGTCGCGTACTTCGAGTGGGTGCAAAATAAACAAGGATTTTACTGGACCAACGAAGAAGTGAACGCGAGGCTGAAATCCGTGGTGGAACGCAGTGTCGCCGCGATTTTGAAGGCTTCTGCACAATATCGGGTGAATCCGCGGCTGGCTGCGTACATCGTTGGCATTCGGCGCGTTGCGGACGCGGTCAGGCTGCGAGGATGGGTGTAG
- a CDS encoding adaptor protein MecA, with amino-acid sequence MHVERLAKDKVRIFVSYDDLEERGIDRDEIWLNGKKVQELFWDMMETAYAEVGFEIAGPIAVEAFTMPSEGVVIIVTRVPSLPGHGRTADDDDAMDVELSDTMFSSFVFSFPDFEDVVRVSYALYDYDIHTSLYQYNGKYQLFVDEDSVQEDEYDSIWSILHEYGEYSEVTTAVLEEYGKCILRSNAVQHIVMQFPL; translated from the coding sequence ATGCATGTAGAACGGCTCGCAAAAGACAAGGTTCGGATTTTCGTCAGCTACGACGATCTCGAGGAACGCGGCATTGACCGGGATGAAATCTGGTTGAACGGAAAAAAAGTCCAGGAATTGTTCTGGGATATGATGGAAACCGCCTATGCAGAGGTTGGTTTTGAAATCGCTGGACCCATCGCGGTCGAGGCGTTTACGATGCCTTCCGAAGGGGTGGTCATTATCGTCACCCGAGTGCCCAGTTTGCCTGGACACGGTCGCACGGCAGATGACGACGATGCAATGGATGTCGAACTGTCTGATACGATGTTCTCCTCGTTCGTGTTCAGCTTTCCCGACTTTGAAGACGTCGTTCGCGTGAGCTACGCATTGTACGACTACGATATTCACACCTCGTTGTATCAATACAATGGCAAGTATCAGCTGTTTGTGGACGAGGATTCGGTTCAGGAAGATGAATACGACTCGATTTGGTCGATTCTCCACGAGTACGGTGAATACTCGGAAGTGACCACCGCTGTGTTGGAGGAATACGGCAAGTGCATCCTGCGGTCGAATGCGGTTCAGCATATCGTGATGCAGTTTCCGTTGTAA
- a CDS encoding class I SAM-dependent methyltransferase: protein MDYQDVLAEVGAGSAHPGGMASTELWLQHVSLSPSDCVLEIGCGTGRTLVEVQRRFGCQVTGVDIRPAMIRKAKQRAKLLSIPAKFLVGNAESLRFPSGVFDVVITESVNVFCDPEKSISEVYRVLKPGGHYVDVEMLVTEPVTEAWRETVAEAYGVRQVPDLGGWRTSYRKAGFEDIRVLAMRRVIPDEAMIAEQKYPDPVDLSSKGAYRNPLVLSILEMNAKWLDRNHHALGYGIFLCTKG, encoded by the coding sequence ATGGATTATCAGGACGTATTGGCGGAAGTGGGAGCGGGCAGCGCTCACCCAGGCGGTATGGCCAGCACCGAACTGTGGCTGCAACACGTGTCTTTGTCACCGTCGGACTGTGTGCTGGAAATCGGCTGCGGCACGGGGCGGACGCTGGTCGAAGTCCAGCGGCGGTTCGGTTGTCAGGTGACGGGCGTCGACATTCGCCCTGCGATGATCCGCAAGGCGAAGCAGCGCGCAAAACTGCTGTCCATTCCGGCGAAATTTCTGGTGGGCAACGCGGAATCCCTGCGGTTTCCGAGCGGTGTGTTCGACGTCGTGATCACCGAATCGGTCAACGTGTTCTGCGACCCGGAGAAGTCTATTTCGGAAGTGTACCGCGTGTTAAAACCGGGGGGACACTATGTCGACGTGGAAATGCTGGTGACCGAGCCGGTCACCGAGGCGTGGCGGGAGACGGTGGCAGAAGCGTACGGCGTCAGACAGGTCCCGGACTTGGGCGGATGGAGAACCAGTTATCGAAAGGCCGGGTTTGAAGACATCCGGGTTCTGGCGATGCGGCGTGTCATCCCGGACGAAGCGATGATCGCCGAACAGAAGTACCCGGACCCGGTCGATTTGTCCTCCAAAGGTGCATACCGCAATCCGCTCGTTCTCAGTATTTTGGAGATGAACGCGAAATGGCTGGACCGCAACCACCACGCACTCGGGTACGGCATTTTCCTGTGTACGAAAGGATAA
- a CDS encoding ATP-dependent helicase, whose amino-acid sequence MYTEQQREIIEHTPSNTSIYASPGSGKTTVLTEHIAWQLKHRHVPAGRMLALTFTRQSALDMKQRMRKRGLADGDVGALPLGTFHSQAFRMLLAHTPNIPVILGQLEQRQLMRAAAQKFGVGDMDTVRRLLLANTRKKSVWPVDSAMGGVEGAVLTRYEHMKARAHRWDFDDILVAFAQTLEEHGAELPAFDYLLVDEYQDTNPIQWAIVRLLVHQSRCPVFVVGDDDQSIYGFRGASPSGLLDFQLSYHDARCHRLSTNFRSDRSIVLAAVRLIAHNRHRMEKQMQAFSAAPGRCGTHLWPSEAAEAVGVAGLVRQARRYDSGADVAILARTRRQLLAAWRACQGVVPDAMPQFRTFHDAKGKEWDIVHIVGAVAQNPYLANDDTSLFRRKKSAPALDGQAEEEERRLFYVAMTRARHVLWVHAPKRCAAGKARLSPYAAEAGLRTMEPG is encoded by the coding sequence ATGTATACGGAGCAGCAACGGGAAATCATCGAACACACGCCGTCGAACACGTCCATTTACGCATCCCCTGGGAGCGGGAAGACGACGGTCTTGACCGAACACATCGCGTGGCAGCTCAAACACCGGCATGTCCCGGCAGGGCGCATGCTGGCGCTGACCTTTACGCGCCAGTCAGCCTTGGACATGAAACAGCGCATGCGCAAACGAGGGCTGGCGGACGGTGATGTGGGCGCGCTTCCACTGGGAACCTTTCACAGTCAAGCGTTTCGAATGCTGTTGGCCCACACCCCAAACATCCCCGTCATTCTTGGACAGCTCGAACAGCGACAGTTGATGCGTGCGGCAGCGCAAAAGTTCGGCGTCGGCGACATGGACACGGTACGGCGCCTCTTGTTGGCGAACACACGCAAGAAATCGGTGTGGCCCGTCGACAGCGCCATGGGCGGTGTCGAAGGAGCGGTGCTGACACGCTACGAACATATGAAAGCGCGTGCCCATCGCTGGGACTTTGACGATATTCTGGTGGCGTTTGCGCAAACCTTGGAAGAGCACGGCGCAGAGCTCCCAGCGTTCGATTACCTGTTGGTGGACGAGTACCAGGACACCAATCCGATTCAGTGGGCAATCGTTCGGCTCCTGGTGCACCAGTCCCGGTGCCCGGTGTTTGTCGTCGGCGACGACGACCAGTCCATTTACGGGTTTCGGGGGGCAAGCCCATCCGGGCTATTGGATTTTCAGTTGAGCTACCACGATGCCAGATGCCACCGTCTGTCGACCAATTTCCGCTCCGATCGGTCGATTGTGCTGGCGGCGGTACGCCTGATTGCACACAATCGGCACCGCATGGAGAAACAGATGCAAGCGTTCAGTGCGGCGCCGGGCCGCTGCGGGACACACCTGTGGCCAAGCGAGGCGGCGGAAGCGGTGGGCGTCGCCGGCCTCGTGCGCCAAGCCAGACGCTATGACAGCGGCGCGGATGTCGCGATCCTGGCCCGAACGAGACGACAACTGCTGGCCGCCTGGCGTGCGTGTCAAGGCGTGGTGCCCGACGCGATGCCCCAGTTTCGCACATTTCATGACGCCAAGGGCAAGGAGTGGGACATCGTGCACATCGTTGGCGCTGTGGCGCAAAATCCCTACCTGGCGAACGACGACACATCGCTCTTCCGGCGGAAAAAATCAGCGCCGGCGTTGGATGGACAAGCGGAGGAAGAGGAGCGGAGACTGTTCTACGTCGCGATGACGCGTGCCCGGCACGTGCTGTGGGTGCACGCGCCAAAGCGATGTGCGGCCGGAAAAGCAAGGCTGAGCCCCTACGCAGCGGAAGCAGGACTGCGGACCATGGAACCGGGGTGA